A part of Microbulbifer salipaludis genomic DNA contains:
- the ispH gene encoding 4-hydroxy-3-methylbut-2-enyl diphosphate reductase, whose product MQIRLANPRGFCAGVDRAIDIVNRALDVFGAPIYVRHEVVHNKFVVDTLRERGAVFVDELAEVPDDVIVIFSAHGVSKAVQQEAAERGLKVFDATCPLVTKVHIEVSKFSSDGSECVLIGHQGHPEVEGTMGQYDAANGGAIYLVENEQDVAALAVKDPDNLTFVTQTTLSVDDTSRVIDALRAKFPNIRGPRKDDICYATQNRQDAVKQLALECDLVLVVGSPNSSNSNRLRELAERCGAEAYLIDGSGCIDATWLQGKNTIGITAGASAPEVLVEQVIQKLRDMGAEAPNEVAGTPENISFSLPKELRTP is encoded by the coding sequence ATGCAAATTCGCCTCGCCAATCCCCGCGGTTTCTGCGCGGGTGTCGATCGCGCCATTGATATCGTCAATCGTGCACTGGATGTCTTTGGTGCGCCCATTTATGTGCGGCACGAAGTGGTCCACAACAAGTTTGTGGTGGACACCCTGCGCGAGCGCGGGGCGGTGTTTGTGGACGAGCTGGCGGAAGTGCCGGACGATGTGATCGTTATTTTCAGCGCGCACGGCGTGTCCAAGGCGGTGCAGCAGGAAGCGGCCGAGCGCGGCCTGAAAGTCTTCGATGCAACCTGCCCACTGGTTACCAAGGTGCATATCGAGGTCAGCAAGTTCAGCAGCGATGGAAGCGAGTGCGTGCTCATTGGCCACCAGGGCCACCCGGAAGTCGAAGGCACCATGGGGCAATACGACGCTGCCAACGGTGGTGCCATCTATCTGGTGGAAAATGAGCAGGACGTGGCGGCGCTGGCGGTGAAGGACCCGGACAACCTGACGTTTGTCACCCAGACCACACTGTCTGTGGATGATACCTCCCGGGTCATTGATGCCCTGCGCGCGAAGTTCCCGAATATCCGCGGCCCGCGCAAAGACGACATCTGCTACGCCACCCAGAACCGGCAGGACGCGGTCAAGCAGCTGGCGCTGGAGTGCGACCTTGTGCTGGTGGTGGGTAGTCCCAACAGCTCAAACTCCAATCGCCTGCGCGAGCTGGCGGAGCGCTGTGGGGCGGAAGCCTATCTGATTGACGGCTCTGGCTGTATCGACGCCACGTGGTTGCAGGGCAAAAACACCATTGGCATCACTGCTGGTGCCTCGGCCCCAGAGGTGCTGGTGGAGCAAGTCATTCAGAAGCTCCGTGACATGGGGGCAGAGGCGCCCAATGAAGTGGCGGGCACTCCGGAAAACATCAGTTTCAGCCTGCCGAAAGAGCTGCGCACGCCGTAA
- a CDS encoding GspH/FimT family pseudopilin — MGFKQRGLTLIELMITLAVLAVVVGIAVPNFNTMIQNNRSVALGEELAGALNFARSEAVKRSSRVTLCASADGSACDGDWTDQWIVIVDSATSDSAPVPVVGEILRVWESPGTNATIAAVQGASDVDFIRFTDKGLLGMSAGGAIELTSSLSGCKANSGRKLTVGVAGVLSVARSSCS, encoded by the coding sequence ATGGGGTTCAAACAGCGGGGGCTCACCCTGATCGAGTTGATGATCACCCTGGCGGTACTTGCCGTGGTGGTTGGCATTGCCGTACCTAATTTCAACACGATGATCCAAAACAACCGTTCGGTAGCACTGGGTGAGGAACTCGCTGGTGCCTTGAATTTTGCCCGCAGCGAAGCCGTGAAACGGTCCTCCCGTGTGACCCTTTGTGCGAGTGCCGATGGCAGTGCGTGCGATGGCGACTGGACGGATCAGTGGATAGTGATTGTCGACAGCGCCACCAGTGACAGTGCCCCGGTACCGGTGGTGGGGGAAATCTTGCGCGTCTGGGAGTCGCCGGGCACCAACGCCACGATTGCTGCCGTGCAGGGTGCATCCGATGTGGACTTTATCCGTTTTACCGATAAGGGACTGCTTGGCATGTCGGCCGGTGGGGCGATCGAATTGACCTCCAGTTTGAGTGGGTGCAAGGCAAACTCCGGTCGGAAATTAACGGTGGGCGTGGCGGGGGTCCTGAGTGTCGCCCGCTCGAGCTGCAGTTGA
- a CDS encoding PilW family protein: protein MRSQKGISLVELMISITIGLILMTGVVQLFLSSRATFSTQQALARVQESGRMAMEFLSEDIRMAGYMGCMSRNLNFHNTLNNANSLQYDFGVAIEGLDNVGATPVAEYPVDILQGTDALVVRSAGGNSVGVTRNNDSAQLFVENTGVTATCDTGEDSYSGLCENDILVVSDCSKARVFQATNLQENSGGVEVNVVHSGASAVPGNAETSWGGSSNPEETFGADSEIIKMNTSIYYVADGTTGTPSLWRQINGGTAQELLTGVQDMQLTYGRDTSGDGIPDSYVDASALTTPAAWETVSSVRVQLLIQSTDDNVLAEAQPYTFNGVTNNAPGDRRLRQVFISTVGIRSRLP, encoded by the coding sequence ATGCGTAGTCAAAAAGGTATCTCGCTGGTCGAGTTGATGATCTCCATTACCATCGGGTTGATCCTGATGACCGGCGTGGTGCAGCTTTTCCTGTCCAGCCGCGCCACCTTTTCCACCCAGCAGGCGTTGGCGCGGGTGCAGGAAAGTGGCCGCATGGCCATGGAATTCCTGTCGGAAGATATCCGTATGGCGGGGTACATGGGATGCATGAGCCGGAACCTGAATTTCCACAATACGCTGAACAACGCGAATAGCCTGCAATACGACTTCGGTGTCGCAATCGAGGGGCTGGACAACGTTGGCGCGACTCCGGTGGCGGAGTACCCCGTGGATATTCTGCAAGGCACCGATGCACTGGTTGTGCGCAGCGCCGGGGGCAATAGCGTAGGGGTCACCAGAAACAATGACAGTGCGCAGTTGTTTGTGGAAAACACTGGAGTTACCGCCACTTGCGATACCGGTGAGGACAGCTACAGCGGGTTATGCGAAAACGACATTCTGGTGGTGTCCGACTGCTCCAAGGCGCGAGTTTTTCAGGCGACCAACCTGCAGGAAAACAGCGGCGGGGTTGAGGTGAACGTGGTGCACTCGGGAGCGAGTGCAGTACCGGGTAATGCCGAAACTTCCTGGGGCGGCAGTAGCAATCCGGAAGAAACCTTCGGTGCAGATTCTGAAATCATCAAAATGAACACCTCGATTTACTACGTCGCCGATGGCACTACCGGCACGCCGAGCCTGTGGCGCCAGATCAACGGTGGCACAGCGCAGGAGCTGTTGACCGGGGTGCAGGACATGCAGCTGACCTATGGGCGCGATACGTCCGGCGATGGCATTCCTGACTCCTATGTGGATGCTTCCGCACTGACCACACCTGCAGCCTGGGAAACCGTATCCAGCGTGCGTGTGCAGCTTTTGATACAGAGCACGGACGACAATGTGCTGGCGGAAGCACAGCCCTATACCTTCAACGGTGTCACTAATAATGCGCCCGGAGATCGCCGCTTACGCCAGGTGTTTATCAGCACCGTGGGTATTCGCAGCCGTCTCCCGTGA
- a CDS encoding pilus assembly PilX family protein, translating to MKKIHSQSTLSRQRGMTLIVGLIMVLLMTVVGMAAIRGSGMQELMSGNMRDRNLAFQSAEAGLREGEELLTGATIPLFDGSIVGLVPSIDGSSGTGFWETYGWESGSVRTALGLQLVASQPQYVIEEVTSTITVNAADGGAVDFASTLKTEDTVYYRVTSRAEGGSADAVVILQSTYKR from the coding sequence ATGAAAAAAATACATAGCCAGAGCACATTGTCGCGCCAGCGGGGCATGACCCTGATCGTTGGTCTGATCATGGTTCTACTGATGACGGTGGTGGGCATGGCCGCGATTCGCGGCAGCGGAATGCAGGAACTGATGTCGGGCAACATGCGCGATCGGAATTTGGCTTTCCAGTCTGCGGAAGCCGGGCTGCGTGAAGGTGAAGAGCTTCTGACGGGAGCCACGATACCGCTATTTGATGGTTCCATAGTGGGGCTGGTGCCGTCAATTGACGGGTCCTCGGGGACAGGTTTCTGGGAGACCTATGGCTGGGAGAGCGGTTCAGTGCGCACAGCGCTGGGGCTGCAGCTGGTGGCCAGTCAGCCACAGTATGTTATCGAAGAGGTCACTTCGACTATTACCGTTAACGCCGCAGATGGTGGCGCAGTGGACTTCGCGAGCACATTGAAAACGGAGGACACCGTGTATTACCGAGTGACCAGCCGCGCAGAAGGGGGTAGCGCCGATGCGGTTGTTATTCTCCAGTCCACCTATAAACGTTAA
- a CDS encoding GspH/FimT family pseudopilin has protein sequence MGFRQQGLTLIELMITLAVLAVVVGIAVPSFNTMIQNNRSLALGEELAGALNYARSEAVKRGARVTLCGSTDGATCDGSWADNWIVVVDTAATDDAAAPVVANAAAVLRFWEAPDNNATIAATQGSATPTFVRFTRKGTLGRSTVGTVTLNTSFSGCSSNNARLLTVGAAGMLNMSRSTDGCS, from the coding sequence ATGGGGTTCAGACAGCAGGGGCTCACCCTGATAGAGCTAATGATCACGCTGGCCGTCCTGGCGGTGGTGGTTGGTATTGCCGTTCCCAGCTTTAACACAATGATTCAGAACAACCGTTCCCTGGCGCTGGGCGAAGAGCTGGCCGGTGCGCTCAACTATGCGCGCAGCGAGGCAGTAAAACGTGGGGCAAGAGTCACCCTGTGCGGCAGTACCGATGGCGCTACCTGTGATGGCTCCTGGGCCGATAACTGGATCGTAGTGGTGGATACCGCAGCCACCGACGATGCCGCCGCACCGGTAGTAGCCAACGCGGCCGCCGTGCTGCGTTTCTGGGAGGCGCCGGACAACAACGCCACCATCGCCGCGACCCAGGGCAGCGCCACGCCCACCTTCGTCCGCTTCACCCGCAAGGGCACCCTCGGGCGCTCTACCGTCGGTACGGTCACCCTGAACACCAGTTTTAGCGGATGCAGCAGTAATAACGCGCGCTTGCTGACCGTCGGCGCTGCGGGAATGCTGAATATGTCGCGCAGTACCGACGGCTGTTCCTGA
- a CDS encoding pilus assembly protein, with translation MYKKLNAKKYYAGLAAALVSLGVTHSAVSLDLAQSPLFLSAGAPPNVMFILDDSGSMQFEITPEDYRRRTAFMFPRADGVYGTENFDQTTEGRYQVVTPDSTNAYGVMMRSPQINKSYYDPTITYLPWIKHDGTYYPNAAPDCALHNPEHTSGDCPAGDTKVNAKGRNLTAINGNYNSNAWRSCSKNDAGAISCTSSDAEQSYWPATYYWYNGGDQWNTANYTKVEIRTESATYTGHDRDQRTDCVAGVCTYDQEMQNFANWYTYYRSRTLAARAGIGRAFQAQGEDLRVGYGSINKASSSVDGVATRTIDTGVRAFLGANRSTFFDKLYQSDVPTSGTPLRRALDDAGQYFSRPDNEGPWGEDPGTDDDTPHLACRASYTILMTDGYWNGTSNYTDAAEGNVDGTAGSEITGPDGASYTYSAVSPFSDAHSNTLADVAMHYWKNDLRTDLANQVPVKDDTIDPAFWQHMVTFGVAFGVEGSVNKDDAFAAIDSGASITWPEPNNNSAKVDDLLHASVNGRGGFFSAADPQTFANDLSEVLENIVGRSDGSASSVATNSTRLGTDTVIYQARFNSTDWSGEIRALNLQSDGSVGTTKWKTENADFASAAVRDIYTHNGTSGAEFVWANLSAAQQDALKDGGTDADGLARLNWVRGMDVTGLRERNSLLGDIVNSSPVFAGDKKYNFKVLSEALGGLLYETYHANQKTGRREVIYVGANDGMLHAFDAATGSELFAYVPGGVYGQLADMSATDYGSTTNPHVYSMDGKLFVGDAFVNGAWKNILVGSLGAGGRGIFALDVTNPDGFDASDVLFELTEADFPGIGNITGDPVIAPTSDGWKLFFGNGYNSENERARLFVVDLENPLTETRVIETSDAGANGLAGPALIANASGEVEAAYAGDLLGNMWKFDLSANNASNWDVAFSRGQSKLPLFTAMDASGNVQPITATPTLGINAEMDGAVMVYFGTGQYLASTDNTVGNVINSFYAIADQNTLVTGREQLFQKTIATEANGVREVAGNTDTSWWASKKGWYLDLSQNGSVTGERVISKPLLVYDRLLFPTTITSTDPCSFGGSGWLMELVAVGDRYQGHSIFGEDGVEVDYAVISYSEIIRSGEKAYLPTSDIKGVVDVPEGGFPSEAVGRMSWRQLR, from the coding sequence ATGTACAAGAAACTGAATGCCAAAAAATATTATGCTGGACTGGCGGCAGCCCTAGTGAGTTTGGGTGTGACTCACAGTGCAGTATCGCTGGACTTGGCGCAGAGCCCTCTGTTTCTCAGCGCGGGTGCACCACCGAACGTGATGTTTATTCTCGATGATTCGGGTTCGATGCAGTTTGAAATCACCCCGGAAGACTACCGTCGTAGAACGGCCTTTATGTTTCCGCGTGCGGACGGCGTATACGGGACAGAAAATTTTGATCAAACTACAGAAGGGCGGTATCAGGTCGTAACCCCGGATAGCACAAACGCTTACGGCGTGATGATGCGCTCTCCTCAGATCAATAAAAGTTACTATGATCCCACCATTACTTATCTACCCTGGATAAAGCATGACGGTACTTATTATCCAAATGCTGCTCCAGACTGTGCGCTGCACAACCCCGAGCATACCTCAGGTGATTGCCCGGCTGGTGACACCAAGGTTAATGCGAAGGGCCGTAACCTCACCGCAATAAATGGTAACTACAACAGTAATGCCTGGCGCAGTTGTAGCAAAAACGACGCCGGGGCAATCAGCTGTACGTCTTCCGATGCAGAGCAGAGCTATTGGCCTGCCACCTATTATTGGTATAACGGTGGTGACCAGTGGAACACAGCCAACTACACCAAGGTCGAGATTCGCACTGAGAGTGCGACATACACAGGTCATGATCGCGATCAGCGCACGGACTGTGTTGCCGGGGTGTGTACCTACGACCAGGAGATGCAAAATTTTGCTAACTGGTACACCTATTATCGCTCACGCACACTAGCTGCGCGCGCTGGGATCGGGCGCGCGTTCCAAGCTCAGGGTGAAGACCTCCGGGTCGGTTATGGCTCTATTAACAAAGCGTCAAGTAGCGTTGATGGTGTTGCGACGCGCACCATCGATACGGGCGTGCGCGCCTTTCTCGGAGCGAATCGTTCAACTTTCTTTGACAAACTTTACCAGAGCGATGTGCCTACTTCGGGAACACCCTTGCGCCGCGCATTAGATGATGCGGGGCAATATTTTTCGAGACCGGATAATGAGGGGCCTTGGGGCGAGGATCCGGGAACGGACGATGACACTCCGCACCTAGCGTGCCGCGCCAGTTACACCATCTTGATGACTGATGGCTACTGGAATGGGACTTCTAATTATACTGATGCTGCTGAGGGCAACGTTGATGGTACCGCAGGCTCGGAAATTACCGGGCCTGATGGGGCGTCCTACACCTATAGCGCGGTATCACCTTTCTCGGACGCACACAGTAACACTCTTGCCGATGTCGCAATGCACTATTGGAAGAATGATCTACGCACGGATCTTGCCAATCAGGTGCCAGTGAAAGACGACACAATTGATCCGGCATTTTGGCAGCATATGGTTACATTCGGCGTCGCCTTCGGCGTTGAGGGCTCGGTAAACAAGGACGATGCCTTTGCTGCGATTGACTCGGGTGCGAGCATCACTTGGCCGGAACCGAATAACAACTCCGCAAAAGTGGATGATCTGCTACATGCATCGGTGAATGGTCGGGGTGGCTTCTTTAGTGCTGCGGATCCACAGACATTTGCCAACGATCTGTCTGAAGTGCTGGAAAATATTGTTGGTCGTTCCGATGGTTCTGCCTCATCGGTGGCTACAAACTCCACACGCCTTGGTACCGACACCGTTATTTATCAGGCGCGATTTAACAGCACCGACTGGAGTGGTGAAATCCGGGCGCTGAACTTACAAAGCGATGGCAGCGTTGGCACGACCAAGTGGAAAACCGAAAACGCTGATTTCGCCAGCGCCGCCGTGCGCGATATCTATACCCACAACGGCACTTCCGGTGCCGAATTCGTATGGGCGAATCTCTCCGCGGCGCAACAGGACGCTCTAAAAGATGGCGGTACCGATGCGGACGGCTTGGCGCGTTTGAACTGGGTTCGCGGTATGGACGTAACGGGATTGCGAGAGCGCAATTCGTTGTTAGGGGACATTGTGAATTCCAGTCCCGTCTTTGCTGGCGATAAAAAATACAATTTCAAGGTTCTCTCCGAGGCACTGGGTGGCCTGCTCTATGAGACCTACCATGCAAACCAGAAAACTGGCCGGAGAGAGGTTATTTACGTCGGGGCGAACGACGGAATGCTGCATGCCTTTGATGCGGCTACCGGATCAGAGCTGTTTGCTTATGTTCCCGGCGGTGTATACGGGCAGCTCGCTGACATGAGCGCCACCGATTACGGGAGCACCACGAACCCCCATGTTTATAGCATGGATGGCAAATTGTTCGTCGGAGACGCTTTTGTCAATGGCGCCTGGAAGAATATCCTGGTGGGCTCACTGGGTGCCGGGGGGCGTGGAATTTTTGCCCTGGATGTCACGAATCCGGATGGTTTCGATGCTTCGGACGTATTGTTCGAGCTGACCGAAGCGGACTTCCCCGGAATCGGCAATATCACCGGTGACCCGGTCATCGCGCCGACGAGTGATGGATGGAAGCTATTTTTCGGCAATGGTTACAACTCCGAAAATGAGCGTGCACGCTTGTTTGTTGTTGACCTGGAAAACCCACTAACCGAAACTCGGGTGATCGAAACCAGCGATGCTGGGGCCAATGGTCTCGCCGGCCCAGCGTTGATTGCCAATGCCAGCGGGGAAGTGGAGGCAGCATACGCTGGCGACTTGCTGGGCAATATGTGGAAGTTTGACCTTAGCGCAAATAATGCGAGCAACTGGGATGTTGCCTTTTCCCGAGGACAATCAAAACTGCCTTTGTTTACCGCGATGGATGCCAGTGGCAATGTGCAGCCGATTACCGCCACGCCTACCCTCGGGATCAATGCAGAAATGGATGGCGCTGTGATGGTGTACTTCGGTACTGGCCAGTATTTGGCAAGTACCGACAATACAGTGGGTAATGTTATCAATAGCTTCTACGCTATTGCCGATCAAAATACACTAGTGACCGGACGTGAGCAGTTATTCCAAAAAACCATCGCCACAGAAGCGAACGGAGTGAGAGAGGTTGCGGGCAATACGGATACCAGTTGGTGGGCTAGCAAGAAAGGTTGGTATCTGGACCTGTCGCAAAATGGTAGTGTAACCGGGGAGCGTGTGATCAGTAAGCCGCTGCTGGTGTATGATCGTTTGTTGTTTCCCACCACGATCACCTCTACAGATCCTTGCTCTTTTGGCGGTAGTGGCTGGTTGATGGAGCTTGTAGCCGTGGGAGACCGTTACCAGGGACATAGCATTTTTGGTGAGGACGGTGTGGAAGTCGACTACGCGGTGATTAGTTACTCAGAGATCATTCGCAGTGGTGAGAAAGCATACTTGCCGACCAGTGATATCAAAGGTGTTGTCGATGTGCCCGAAGGTGGCTTTCCGTCCGAAGCGGTTGGCCGTATGTCCTGGCGCCAGTTACGTTAA
- a CDS encoding GspH/FimT family pseudopilin, translated as MNARGLTLVELLITLSILGILLAIGLPSFQQQLESNRTRTAADSLLQAIKLTRNKAVVTNQRATLRKRGDWQSGWEIFHDRDFDGERDPGEDPIATGEPLTGVTIRANGPLANYVSFIGTGESRFAGTASSGGFQAGSFTICPANGGSGYRLVLARSGRVRVDTITAADC; from the coding sequence GTGAACGCTCGCGGTCTCACATTGGTCGAACTGTTAATCACCCTGAGTATTCTCGGTATCCTGCTGGCGATCGGATTGCCCAGCTTTCAGCAACAACTGGAATCGAATCGAACCCGCACAGCAGCCGACTCACTACTGCAGGCCATCAAGCTGACCCGCAACAAGGCGGTGGTCACCAATCAGCGTGCCACGTTGCGCAAACGGGGTGACTGGCAGTCCGGCTGGGAAATATTCCATGATCGGGATTTCGACGGGGAGAGGGATCCCGGGGAGGATCCGATCGCTACGGGAGAGCCACTGACCGGAGTAACGATTCGCGCGAATGGCCCGCTGGCCAACTACGTTTCGTTTATCGGGACCGGAGAGAGCCGCTTTGCCGGCACAGCCAGCAGCGGTGGTTTTCAGGCAGGATCGTTCACCATCTGCCCCGCGAATGGGGGCAGCGGATACCGGCTGGTACTGGCACGCAGCGGCCGGGTCAGGGTTGACACCATCACCGCCGCGGACTGTTGA
- the pilV gene encoding type IV pilus modification protein PilV, whose protein sequence is MKQQQGAGLIEVLVTVLILGTSLLALAALQSKSLQYNHSAYLRSQANILAYDMLDRIRLNQEKLDEYLLEEAPVPAEGAPEEPLPSETTIASQDLAQWQAALAAALPGASGEVRCNGANKVCTVTIEWSEQNNSGDTSEDTTTFVYSTRI, encoded by the coding sequence ATGAAACAACAACAGGGTGCGGGACTGATTGAAGTGCTGGTTACCGTGCTGATTCTCGGAACATCTCTGCTGGCGTTGGCCGCCCTGCAAAGCAAGTCTCTGCAATACAACCACAGTGCTTATTTGCGGTCCCAGGCCAATATTCTCGCCTACGACATGCTCGATCGTATTCGCCTGAATCAGGAAAAACTCGACGAGTACCTGCTGGAAGAGGCCCCCGTGCCAGCAGAGGGTGCACCTGAAGAACCCTTGCCCAGCGAAACCACCATCGCCAGCCAGGACCTTGCCCAGTGGCAAGCCGCTCTGGCCGCTGCCCTGCCCGGGGCCAGCGGTGAGGTGCGCTGCAACGGCGCCAATAAAGTATGCACTGTGACCATCGAATGGTCCGAGCAGAATAACTCTGGCGATACCAGCGAAGATACCACCACGTTTGTATACAGCACCCGTATTTGA
- a CDS encoding type IV pilin protein, whose product MKTQKGFTLIELMIVVAIIGIIAGIAYPSYMESVRKSNRADAKATLNDVAQRLQRCFTTYNAYNHASCGVANSLSGGGSIQSAEGMYSVTAVLGATTYALTAQPVAGTSQAADTKCGSLTLSNTGVRNASGSYGAACW is encoded by the coding sequence ATGAAAACGCAAAAAGGTTTTACCCTGATTGAACTGATGATTGTGGTCGCCATCATCGGCATCATTGCCGGAATTGCTTATCCCTCCTATATGGAGTCCGTACGCAAAAGTAACCGGGCGGACGCGAAGGCGACTCTGAACGATGTCGCCCAGCGCCTGCAGCGCTGCTTTACCACCTACAACGCCTACAACCACGCGAGCTGTGGCGTGGCGAACTCACTGAGTGGTGGCGGTAGTATTCAATCCGCCGAGGGGATGTACAGTGTGACTGCTGTTTTGGGGGCTACGACTTACGCCCTCACCGCACAACCCGTTGCCGGCACCAGCCAGGCGGCCGATACCAAGTGTGGTAGCCTGACCTTGAGTAACACCGGTGTGCGCAATGCCAGCGGCAGCTATGGGGCCGCCTGCTGGTAA
- the pilV gene encoding type IV pilus modification protein PilV produces the protein MNKQQGAGLIEVLVTVLILGTSLLALAALQSKSLHYNHSAYLRSQANILAYDILDRVRINRANIAGYNLAVGDAKPTGSTLAQQDLNQWLTNLETLLPGADGGVACVSATRFCTVTIQWAEQNSSGDASEDESEFVYTTRL, from the coding sequence ATGAATAAGCAACAGGGCGCCGGCCTGATCGAAGTTTTGGTGACCGTACTGATTCTCGGCACTTCACTACTTGCCCTTGCCGCGCTGCAGAGTAAATCCCTGCACTACAACCACAGTGCTTACCTGCGTTCCCAGGCCAATATCCTGGCCTATGACATTCTCGATCGGGTGCGTATCAATCGCGCCAATATCGCGGGCTATAACCTGGCGGTGGGTGACGCCAAGCCCACCGGAAGCACCCTGGCGCAGCAGGATTTGAACCAGTGGCTCACCAATCTGGAAACTCTGTTGCCGGGCGCCGACGGCGGGGTTGCGTGTGTCTCTGCCACCCGCTTCTGTACGGTCACCATTCAGTGGGCAGAACAAAACAGCTCTGGCGATGCCAGCGAAGACGAAAGCGAATTCGTCTACACCACCCGGCTGTGA
- the fkpB gene encoding FKBP-type peptidyl-prolyl cis-trans isomerase, giving the protein MSNNVIGEHSRVTLHFALKLDDGSEIDSNFEGEPATFIVGDGNLLPGFEQSLLGLKAGDEAEIEIPPEAGFGQRNPSNIQKVKKGHFSPDMELEEGLVVSFDNGDGELPGVIREVGEDDVEVDFNHPLAGQTVFFHVKILEVASVN; this is encoded by the coding sequence ATGAGTAATAACGTAATCGGTGAGCACAGCCGGGTCACCCTGCACTTTGCGCTGAAACTGGATGATGGCTCCGAGATCGACTCCAATTTTGAAGGAGAGCCCGCAACCTTCATCGTGGGAGACGGCAACCTGCTACCGGGCTTCGAGCAATCCCTGCTCGGCCTGAAAGCCGGTGACGAAGCGGAAATCGAAATTCCGCCGGAAGCGGGCTTTGGTCAGCGTAATCCGTCCAATATCCAGAAAGTGAAGAAAGGGCATTTCTCTCCCGATATGGAATTGGAAGAGGGGCTGGTGGTCTCTTTTGACAATGGTGATGGCGAGTTGCCCGGTGTCATCCGCGAAGTGGGCGAGGATGATGTCGAGGTGGATTTTAATCACCCCCTCGCCGGGCAGACGGTATTCTTTCACGTGAAAATTCTCGAAGTGGCCTCGGTCAATTAA
- the lspA gene encoding signal peptidase II, with amino-acid sequence MRKLLATPWCWYLLALVVIVIDIVTKVWAVDRFMYGPALQIIPGFLQFTYAENYGAAFSFLADAGGWQRWFFGAVAVIFSAVVIVWIKRLPLAKRWEPTALALILGGALGNLWDRMLLGYVRDFISVYHGSWHFPVFNVADMAISVGAAMLLIELLFFKDNSEEPGKNGAEV; translated from the coding sequence ATGCGTAAACTTCTGGCTACCCCCTGGTGCTGGTACCTGTTGGCACTGGTGGTGATCGTGATCGATATCGTCACCAAGGTGTGGGCGGTCGACCGCTTTATGTACGGTCCGGCGCTGCAGATCATTCCCGGGTTTCTGCAGTTTACCTATGCCGAGAATTACGGTGCGGCGTTTAGCTTTCTGGCTGACGCCGGTGGTTGGCAGCGCTGGTTCTTTGGCGCCGTGGCGGTGATATTCAGCGCGGTAGTGATTGTCTGGATCAAGCGGCTGCCGCTGGCGAAACGCTGGGAGCCGACGGCACTGGCGCTGATTCTCGGCGGTGCACTGGGTAACCTGTGGGATCGTATGTTGCTGGGTTATGTGCGCGACTTTATTTCCGTGTACCACGGCAGCTGGCATTTCCCGGTATTCAATGTCGCGGATATGGCGATTTCCGTCGGCGCGGCCATGCTGCTGATTGAGTTGCTGTTTTTTAAAGACAATAGTGAAGAGCCGGGCAAAAACGGCGCGGAAGTGTAA